Proteins encoded together in one Balaenoptera ricei isolate mBalRic1 chromosome 2, mBalRic1.hap2, whole genome shotgun sequence window:
- the ABCD4 gene encoding lysosomal cobalamin transporter ABCD4 isoform X1, whose translation MAVRGPAPRAGARPRLDLQFFQRFLQIQKVLFPSWSSQNALMFLTLLCVALLEQLVIYRVGLIPSQYFGVLGNKDLNGFKTLTFLAVVLIVLNSMLKSFDQFTCNLLYVSWRKDLTEHLHRLYFRGRVYYTLNVLRDDIDNPDQRISQDVERFCRQLSSMASKLIISPFTLVYYTYQCFQSTGWLGPVSIFGYFILGTVVNKMLMGPIVAKLVQQEKLEGDFRFKHMQIRVNAEAAAFFRAGHVEHMRTDRRLQRLLQTQRELMSKELWLYIGVNMFDYLGSILSYVVISIPIFSGVYGDLSPTELSTLVSKNAFVCMYLISCFTRLIDLSTTLSDVAGYTHRIGELQETLLDMTLKSQDGEVLDESEWDLARAPGWPATERTDTAFLLERVCISAPSSNKPLIKDLSLKISEGQSLLITGNTGTGKTSLLRVLGGLWASTWGSVQMLTDFGPHGVLFLPQKPFFTDGTLREQVIYPLKEIYPDSGAADDERIMRFLELAGLSSLVARTEGLDQQVDWNWYDVLSPGEMQRLSFARLFYLQPKYAVLDEATSALTEEVESELYRIGQQLGMTFISVGHRRSLEKFHSLVLKLCGEGRWELTRIKVE comes from the exons ATGGCGGTCCGGGGGCCCGCGCCCCGGGCTGGCGCCCG GCCCAGGTTAGATCTGCAATTTTTCCAGCGGTTCCTGCAGATACAGAAGGTTTTGTTTCCCTCTTGGTCATCACAGAATGCCTTGATGTTCCTGACCCTTTTGTGTGTGGCCCTACTGG aACAACTGGTGATCTACCGGGTTGGCTTGATTCCCAGTCAGTACTTTGGGGTCCTAGGAAACAAAGATTTAAATGGGTTTAAGACCCTGACGTTCCTGGCTGTTGTGCTCATCGTCCTCAACTCCATG CTGAAGAGCTTTGACCAGTTCACCTGCAACCTGCTGTATGTGAGCTGGAGGAAGGACCTCACCGAGCACCTCCACCGCCTCTACTTCCGGGGCCGCGTGTACTACACCCTCAACGTGCTGCGGGATGACATCGATAACCC GGACCAGCGCATCAGCCAGGACGTGGAGCGGTTCTGCCGGCAGCTCAGCAGCATGGCCAGCAAGCTGATCATCTCCCCCTTCACCCTCGTCTACTACACCTATCAGTGCTTCCAGAG CACCGGCTGGCTCGGGCCTGTGAGCATCTTTGGGTATTTCATTCTGGGAACCGTGGTGAACAAAATGTTGATGGGTCCCATTGTGGCAAAGCTGGTGCAGCAGGAGAAGCTGGAGGGGGATTTCAG GTTCAAGCACATGCAGATCCGGGTGAATGCTGAGGCTGCTGCTTTTTTCAG AGCTGGGCATGTGGAGCACATGAGGACAGACCGCAGGCTGCAGAGACTCCTTCAGACCCAGAGGGAGCTGATGTCCAAGGAGCTCTGGCTGTACA TCGGCGTCAACATGTTTGACTATCTGGGCAGCATCCTGAGTTACGTCGTGATCTCAATCCCCATTTTCAGCGGTGTCTACGGAGACCTGAGCCCCACAGAGCTCAGCACCCTGGTCAGCAAG AACGCCTTTGTGTGCATGTACCTCATCAGCTGCTTCACCCGGCTCATCGATCTCTCCACCACGCTCTCCGATGTGGCAGGCTACACACACAG GATCGGGGAACTTCAGGAGACCCTGCTGGACATGACCCTGAAGTCGCAGGATGGGGAGGTCCTGGACGAGAGCGAGTGGGACTTGGCCAG GGCCCCGGGATGGCCAGCAACAGAGCGAACAGATACAGCTTTTCTCCTTGAGCGGGTCTGCATCTCCGCCCCCTCCTCTAACAAACCCTTAATCAAGGATCTGAGCCTGAAGATCTCTGAGGGACAGAGCTTGCTTATCACAGGCAACACGGGCACCGGCAAGACCTCCTTGCTCCGGGTTCTGGGTGGCCTCTGGGCAAGCACATGGG GCTCAGTGCAGATGCTGACGGACTTTGGACCCCACGGGGTGCTCTTCCTGCCACAAAAGCCATTCTTCACTGATGGGACCCTTCGGGAGCAG GTGATATATCCCTTGAAGGAGATCTACCCGGACTCAG GTGCTGCTGATGATGAGAGGATCATGAGGTTCCTGGAGTTGGCAGGCCTG TCCAGCTTGGTGGCAAGGACAGAGGGTCTGGACCAGCAGGTCGATTGGAACTG GTATGATGTTCTGTCCCCAGGAGAGATGCAGAGGCTCTCCTTTGCCCGGCTCTTCTACCTGCAGCCGAAGTACGCAG TGCTTGATGAAGCCACCAGTGCCCTGACCGAGGAGGTGGAGAGCGAGCTCTACCGCATCGGCCAGCAGCTGGGCATGACATTCATCAGCGTGGGCCATCGGCGCAGCCTTGAGAAG TTTCACTCCTTGGTTCTGAAACTCTGTGGAGAAGGAAGGTGGGAGCTGACCAGAATCAAAGTGGAATGA
- the ABCD4 gene encoding lysosomal cobalamin transporter ABCD4 isoform X7 → MASKLIISPFTLVYYTYQCFQSTGWLGPVSIFGYFILGTVVNKMLMGPIVAKLVQQEKLEGDFRFKHMQIRVNAEAAAFFRAGHVEHMRTDRRLQRLLQTQRELMSKELWLYIGVNMFDYLGSILSYVVISIPIFSGVYGDLSPTELSTLVSKNAFVCMYLISCFTRLIDLSTTLSDVAGYTHRIGELQETLLDMTLKSQDGEVLDESEWDLARAPGWPATERTDTAFLLERVCISAPSSNKPLIKDLSLKISEGQSLLITGNTGTGKTSLLRVLGGLWASTWGSVQMLTDFGPHGVLFLPQKPFFTDGTLREQVIYPLKEIYPDSGAADDERIMRFLELAGLSSLVARTEGLDQQVDWNWYDVLSPGEMQRLSFARLFYLQPKYAVLDEATSALTEEVESELYRIGQQLGMTFISVGHRRSLEKFHSLVLKLCGEGRWELTRIKVE, encoded by the exons ATGGCCAGCAAGCTGATCATCTCCCCCTTCACCCTCGTCTACTACACCTATCAGTGCTTCCAGAG CACCGGCTGGCTCGGGCCTGTGAGCATCTTTGGGTATTTCATTCTGGGAACCGTGGTGAACAAAATGTTGATGGGTCCCATTGTGGCAAAGCTGGTGCAGCAGGAGAAGCTGGAGGGGGATTTCAG GTTCAAGCACATGCAGATCCGGGTGAATGCTGAGGCTGCTGCTTTTTTCAG AGCTGGGCATGTGGAGCACATGAGGACAGACCGCAGGCTGCAGAGACTCCTTCAGACCCAGAGGGAGCTGATGTCCAAGGAGCTCTGGCTGTACA TCGGCGTCAACATGTTTGACTATCTGGGCAGCATCCTGAGTTACGTCGTGATCTCAATCCCCATTTTCAGCGGTGTCTACGGAGACCTGAGCCCCACAGAGCTCAGCACCCTGGTCAGCAAG AACGCCTTTGTGTGCATGTACCTCATCAGCTGCTTCACCCGGCTCATCGATCTCTCCACCACGCTCTCCGATGTGGCAGGCTACACACACAG GATCGGGGAACTTCAGGAGACCCTGCTGGACATGACCCTGAAGTCGCAGGATGGGGAGGTCCTGGACGAGAGCGAGTGGGACTTGGCCAG GGCCCCGGGATGGCCAGCAACAGAGCGAACAGATACAGCTTTTCTCCTTGAGCGGGTCTGCATCTCCGCCCCCTCCTCTAACAAACCCTTAATCAAGGATCTGAGCCTGAAGATCTCTGAGGGACAGAGCTTGCTTATCACAGGCAACACGGGCACCGGCAAGACCTCCTTGCTCCGGGTTCTGGGTGGCCTCTGGGCAAGCACATGGG GCTCAGTGCAGATGCTGACGGACTTTGGACCCCACGGGGTGCTCTTCCTGCCACAAAAGCCATTCTTCACTGATGGGACCCTTCGGGAGCAG GTGATATATCCCTTGAAGGAGATCTACCCGGACTCAG GTGCTGCTGATGATGAGAGGATCATGAGGTTCCTGGAGTTGGCAGGCCTG TCCAGCTTGGTGGCAAGGACAGAGGGTCTGGACCAGCAGGTCGATTGGAACTG GTATGATGTTCTGTCCCCAGGAGAGATGCAGAGGCTCTCCTTTGCCCGGCTCTTCTACCTGCAGCCGAAGTACGCAG TGCTTGATGAAGCCACCAGTGCCCTGACCGAGGAGGTGGAGAGCGAGCTCTACCGCATCGGCCAGCAGCTGGGCATGACATTCATCAGCGTGGGCCATCGGCGCAGCCTTGAGAAG TTTCACTCCTTGGTTCTGAAACTCTGTGGAGAAGGAAGGTGGGAGCTGACCAGAATCAAAGTGGAATGA
- the ABCD4 gene encoding lysosomal cobalamin transporter ABCD4 isoform X2 — translation MFLTLLCVALLEQLVIYRVGLIPSQYFGVLGNKDLNGFKTLTFLAVVLIVLNSMLKSFDQFTCNLLYVSWRKDLTEHLHRLYFRGRVYYTLNVLRDDIDNPDQRISQDVERFCRQLSSMASKLIISPFTLVYYTYQCFQSTGWLGPVSIFGYFILGTVVNKMLMGPIVAKLVQQEKLEGDFRFKHMQIRVNAEAAAFFRAGHVEHMRTDRRLQRLLQTQRELMSKELWLYIGVNMFDYLGSILSYVVISIPIFSGVYGDLSPTELSTLVSKNAFVCMYLISCFTRLIDLSTTLSDVAGYTHRIGELQETLLDMTLKSQDGEVLDESEWDLARAPGWPATERTDTAFLLERVCISAPSSNKPLIKDLSLKISEGQSLLITGNTGTGKTSLLRVLGGLWASTWGSVQMLTDFGPHGVLFLPQKPFFTDGTLREQVIYPLKEIYPDSGAADDERIMRFLELAGLSSLVARTEGLDQQVDWNWYDVLSPGEMQRLSFARLFYLQPKYAVLDEATSALTEEVESELYRIGQQLGMTFISVGHRRSLEKFHSLVLKLCGEGRWELTRIKVE, via the exons ATGTTCCTGACCCTTTTGTGTGTGGCCCTACTGG aACAACTGGTGATCTACCGGGTTGGCTTGATTCCCAGTCAGTACTTTGGGGTCCTAGGAAACAAAGATTTAAATGGGTTTAAGACCCTGACGTTCCTGGCTGTTGTGCTCATCGTCCTCAACTCCATG CTGAAGAGCTTTGACCAGTTCACCTGCAACCTGCTGTATGTGAGCTGGAGGAAGGACCTCACCGAGCACCTCCACCGCCTCTACTTCCGGGGCCGCGTGTACTACACCCTCAACGTGCTGCGGGATGACATCGATAACCC GGACCAGCGCATCAGCCAGGACGTGGAGCGGTTCTGCCGGCAGCTCAGCAGCATGGCCAGCAAGCTGATCATCTCCCCCTTCACCCTCGTCTACTACACCTATCAGTGCTTCCAGAG CACCGGCTGGCTCGGGCCTGTGAGCATCTTTGGGTATTTCATTCTGGGAACCGTGGTGAACAAAATGTTGATGGGTCCCATTGTGGCAAAGCTGGTGCAGCAGGAGAAGCTGGAGGGGGATTTCAG GTTCAAGCACATGCAGATCCGGGTGAATGCTGAGGCTGCTGCTTTTTTCAG AGCTGGGCATGTGGAGCACATGAGGACAGACCGCAGGCTGCAGAGACTCCTTCAGACCCAGAGGGAGCTGATGTCCAAGGAGCTCTGGCTGTACA TCGGCGTCAACATGTTTGACTATCTGGGCAGCATCCTGAGTTACGTCGTGATCTCAATCCCCATTTTCAGCGGTGTCTACGGAGACCTGAGCCCCACAGAGCTCAGCACCCTGGTCAGCAAG AACGCCTTTGTGTGCATGTACCTCATCAGCTGCTTCACCCGGCTCATCGATCTCTCCACCACGCTCTCCGATGTGGCAGGCTACACACACAG GATCGGGGAACTTCAGGAGACCCTGCTGGACATGACCCTGAAGTCGCAGGATGGGGAGGTCCTGGACGAGAGCGAGTGGGACTTGGCCAG GGCCCCGGGATGGCCAGCAACAGAGCGAACAGATACAGCTTTTCTCCTTGAGCGGGTCTGCATCTCCGCCCCCTCCTCTAACAAACCCTTAATCAAGGATCTGAGCCTGAAGATCTCTGAGGGACAGAGCTTGCTTATCACAGGCAACACGGGCACCGGCAAGACCTCCTTGCTCCGGGTTCTGGGTGGCCTCTGGGCAAGCACATGGG GCTCAGTGCAGATGCTGACGGACTTTGGACCCCACGGGGTGCTCTTCCTGCCACAAAAGCCATTCTTCACTGATGGGACCCTTCGGGAGCAG GTGATATATCCCTTGAAGGAGATCTACCCGGACTCAG GTGCTGCTGATGATGAGAGGATCATGAGGTTCCTGGAGTTGGCAGGCCTG TCCAGCTTGGTGGCAAGGACAGAGGGTCTGGACCAGCAGGTCGATTGGAACTG GTATGATGTTCTGTCCCCAGGAGAGATGCAGAGGCTCTCCTTTGCCCGGCTCTTCTACCTGCAGCCGAAGTACGCAG TGCTTGATGAAGCCACCAGTGCCCTGACCGAGGAGGTGGAGAGCGAGCTCTACCGCATCGGCCAGCAGCTGGGCATGACATTCATCAGCGTGGGCCATCGGCGCAGCCTTGAGAAG TTTCACTCCTTGGTTCTGAAACTCTGTGGAGAAGGAAGGTGGGAGCTGACCAGAATCAAAGTGGAATGA
- the ABCD4 gene encoding lysosomal cobalamin transporter ABCD4 isoform X3 gives MPLQCPVGLSHQEAGTKLWLKSFDQFTCNLLYVSWRKDLTEHLHRLYFRGRVYYTLNVLRDDIDNPDQRISQDVERFCRQLSSMASKLIISPFTLVYYTYQCFQSTGWLGPVSIFGYFILGTVVNKMLMGPIVAKLVQQEKLEGDFRFKHMQIRVNAEAAAFFRAGHVEHMRTDRRLQRLLQTQRELMSKELWLYIGVNMFDYLGSILSYVVISIPIFSGVYGDLSPTELSTLVSKNAFVCMYLISCFTRLIDLSTTLSDVAGYTHRIGELQETLLDMTLKSQDGEVLDESEWDLARAPGWPATERTDTAFLLERVCISAPSSNKPLIKDLSLKISEGQSLLITGNTGTGKTSLLRVLGGLWASTWGSVQMLTDFGPHGVLFLPQKPFFTDGTLREQVIYPLKEIYPDSGAADDERIMRFLELAGLSSLVARTEGLDQQVDWNWYDVLSPGEMQRLSFARLFYLQPKYAVLDEATSALTEEVESELYRIGQQLGMTFISVGHRRSLEKFHSLVLKLCGEGRWELTRIKVE, from the exons ATGCCTCTCCAGTGCCCAGTGGGACTTAGCCATCAGGAAGCAGGAACCAAGCTGTGG CTGAAGAGCTTTGACCAGTTCACCTGCAACCTGCTGTATGTGAGCTGGAGGAAGGACCTCACCGAGCACCTCCACCGCCTCTACTTCCGGGGCCGCGTGTACTACACCCTCAACGTGCTGCGGGATGACATCGATAACCC GGACCAGCGCATCAGCCAGGACGTGGAGCGGTTCTGCCGGCAGCTCAGCAGCATGGCCAGCAAGCTGATCATCTCCCCCTTCACCCTCGTCTACTACACCTATCAGTGCTTCCAGAG CACCGGCTGGCTCGGGCCTGTGAGCATCTTTGGGTATTTCATTCTGGGAACCGTGGTGAACAAAATGTTGATGGGTCCCATTGTGGCAAAGCTGGTGCAGCAGGAGAAGCTGGAGGGGGATTTCAG GTTCAAGCACATGCAGATCCGGGTGAATGCTGAGGCTGCTGCTTTTTTCAG AGCTGGGCATGTGGAGCACATGAGGACAGACCGCAGGCTGCAGAGACTCCTTCAGACCCAGAGGGAGCTGATGTCCAAGGAGCTCTGGCTGTACA TCGGCGTCAACATGTTTGACTATCTGGGCAGCATCCTGAGTTACGTCGTGATCTCAATCCCCATTTTCAGCGGTGTCTACGGAGACCTGAGCCCCACAGAGCTCAGCACCCTGGTCAGCAAG AACGCCTTTGTGTGCATGTACCTCATCAGCTGCTTCACCCGGCTCATCGATCTCTCCACCACGCTCTCCGATGTGGCAGGCTACACACACAG GATCGGGGAACTTCAGGAGACCCTGCTGGACATGACCCTGAAGTCGCAGGATGGGGAGGTCCTGGACGAGAGCGAGTGGGACTTGGCCAG GGCCCCGGGATGGCCAGCAACAGAGCGAACAGATACAGCTTTTCTCCTTGAGCGGGTCTGCATCTCCGCCCCCTCCTCTAACAAACCCTTAATCAAGGATCTGAGCCTGAAGATCTCTGAGGGACAGAGCTTGCTTATCACAGGCAACACGGGCACCGGCAAGACCTCCTTGCTCCGGGTTCTGGGTGGCCTCTGGGCAAGCACATGGG GCTCAGTGCAGATGCTGACGGACTTTGGACCCCACGGGGTGCTCTTCCTGCCACAAAAGCCATTCTTCACTGATGGGACCCTTCGGGAGCAG GTGATATATCCCTTGAAGGAGATCTACCCGGACTCAG GTGCTGCTGATGATGAGAGGATCATGAGGTTCCTGGAGTTGGCAGGCCTG TCCAGCTTGGTGGCAAGGACAGAGGGTCTGGACCAGCAGGTCGATTGGAACTG GTATGATGTTCTGTCCCCAGGAGAGATGCAGAGGCTCTCCTTTGCCCGGCTCTTCTACCTGCAGCCGAAGTACGCAG TGCTTGATGAAGCCACCAGTGCCCTGACCGAGGAGGTGGAGAGCGAGCTCTACCGCATCGGCCAGCAGCTGGGCATGACATTCATCAGCGTGGGCCATCGGCGCAGCCTTGAGAAG TTTCACTCCTTGGTTCTGAAACTCTGTGGAGAAGGAAGGTGGGAGCTGACCAGAATCAAAGTGGAATGA
- the ABCD4 gene encoding lysosomal cobalamin transporter ABCD4 isoform X6 has translation MAVRGPAPRAGARPRLDLQFFQRFLQIQKVLFPSWSSQNALMFLTLLCVALLEQLVIYRVGLIPSQYFGVLGNKDLNGFKTLTFLAVVLIVLNSMLKSFDQFTCNLLYVSWRKDLTEHLHRLYFRGRVYYTLNVLRDDIDNPDQRISQDVERFCRQLSSMASKLIISPFTLVYYTYQCFQSTGWLGPVSIFGYFILGTVVNKMLMGPIVAKLVQQEKLEGDFRFKHMQIRVNAEAAAFFRAGHVEHMRTDRRLQRLLQTQRELMSKELWLYIGVNMFDYLGSILSYVVISIPIFSGVYGDLSPTELSTLVSKNAFVCMYLISCFTRLIDLSTTLSDVAGYTHRIGELQETLLDMTLKSQDGEVLDESEWDLARAPGWPATERTDTAFLLERVCISAPSSNKPLIKDLSLKISEGQSLLITGNTGTGKTSLLRVLGGLWASTWGSVQMLTDFGPHGVLFLPQKPFFTDGTLREQVIYPLKEIYPDSGAADDERIMRFLELAGLV, from the exons ATGGCGGTCCGGGGGCCCGCGCCCCGGGCTGGCGCCCG GCCCAGGTTAGATCTGCAATTTTTCCAGCGGTTCCTGCAGATACAGAAGGTTTTGTTTCCCTCTTGGTCATCACAGAATGCCTTGATGTTCCTGACCCTTTTGTGTGTGGCCCTACTGG aACAACTGGTGATCTACCGGGTTGGCTTGATTCCCAGTCAGTACTTTGGGGTCCTAGGAAACAAAGATTTAAATGGGTTTAAGACCCTGACGTTCCTGGCTGTTGTGCTCATCGTCCTCAACTCCATG CTGAAGAGCTTTGACCAGTTCACCTGCAACCTGCTGTATGTGAGCTGGAGGAAGGACCTCACCGAGCACCTCCACCGCCTCTACTTCCGGGGCCGCGTGTACTACACCCTCAACGTGCTGCGGGATGACATCGATAACCC GGACCAGCGCATCAGCCAGGACGTGGAGCGGTTCTGCCGGCAGCTCAGCAGCATGGCCAGCAAGCTGATCATCTCCCCCTTCACCCTCGTCTACTACACCTATCAGTGCTTCCAGAG CACCGGCTGGCTCGGGCCTGTGAGCATCTTTGGGTATTTCATTCTGGGAACCGTGGTGAACAAAATGTTGATGGGTCCCATTGTGGCAAAGCTGGTGCAGCAGGAGAAGCTGGAGGGGGATTTCAG GTTCAAGCACATGCAGATCCGGGTGAATGCTGAGGCTGCTGCTTTTTTCAG AGCTGGGCATGTGGAGCACATGAGGACAGACCGCAGGCTGCAGAGACTCCTTCAGACCCAGAGGGAGCTGATGTCCAAGGAGCTCTGGCTGTACA TCGGCGTCAACATGTTTGACTATCTGGGCAGCATCCTGAGTTACGTCGTGATCTCAATCCCCATTTTCAGCGGTGTCTACGGAGACCTGAGCCCCACAGAGCTCAGCACCCTGGTCAGCAAG AACGCCTTTGTGTGCATGTACCTCATCAGCTGCTTCACCCGGCTCATCGATCTCTCCACCACGCTCTCCGATGTGGCAGGCTACACACACAG GATCGGGGAACTTCAGGAGACCCTGCTGGACATGACCCTGAAGTCGCAGGATGGGGAGGTCCTGGACGAGAGCGAGTGGGACTTGGCCAG GGCCCCGGGATGGCCAGCAACAGAGCGAACAGATACAGCTTTTCTCCTTGAGCGGGTCTGCATCTCCGCCCCCTCCTCTAACAAACCCTTAATCAAGGATCTGAGCCTGAAGATCTCTGAGGGACAGAGCTTGCTTATCACAGGCAACACGGGCACCGGCAAGACCTCCTTGCTCCGGGTTCTGGGTGGCCTCTGGGCAAGCACATGGG GCTCAGTGCAGATGCTGACGGACTTTGGACCCCACGGGGTGCTCTTCCTGCCACAAAAGCCATTCTTCACTGATGGGACCCTTCGGGAGCAG GTGATATATCCCTTGAAGGAGATCTACCCGGACTCAG GTGCTGCTGATGATGAGAGGATCATGAGGTTCCTGGAGTTGGCAGGCCTG GTATGA
- the ABCD4 gene encoding lysosomal cobalamin transporter ABCD4 isoform X5, translated as MAVRGPAPRAGARPRLDLQFFQRFLQIQKVLFPSWSSQNALMFLTLLCVALLEQLVIYRVGLIPSQYFGVLGNKDLNGFKTLTFLAVVLIVLNSMLKSFDQFTCNLLYVSWRKDLTEHLHRLYFRGRVYYTLNVLRDDIDNPDQRISQDVERFCRQLSSMASKLIISPFTLVYYTYQCFQSTGWLGPVSIFGYFILGTVVNKMLMGPIVAKLVQQEKLEGDFRFKHMQIRVNAEAAAFFRAGHVEHMRTDRRLQRLLQTQRELMSKELWLYIGVNMFDYLGSILSYVVISIPIFSGVYGDLSPTELSTLVSKNAFVCMYLISCFTRLIDLSTTLSDVAGYTHRIGELQETLLDMTLKSQDGEVLDESEWDLARAPGWPATERTDTAFLLERVCISAPSSNKPLIKDLSLKISEGQSLLITGNTGTGKTSLLRVLGGLWASTWGSVQMLTDFGPHGVLFLPQKPFFTDGTLREQVIYPLKEIYPDSGAADDERIMRFLELAGLQV; from the exons ATGGCGGTCCGGGGGCCCGCGCCCCGGGCTGGCGCCCG GCCCAGGTTAGATCTGCAATTTTTCCAGCGGTTCCTGCAGATACAGAAGGTTTTGTTTCCCTCTTGGTCATCACAGAATGCCTTGATGTTCCTGACCCTTTTGTGTGTGGCCCTACTGG aACAACTGGTGATCTACCGGGTTGGCTTGATTCCCAGTCAGTACTTTGGGGTCCTAGGAAACAAAGATTTAAATGGGTTTAAGACCCTGACGTTCCTGGCTGTTGTGCTCATCGTCCTCAACTCCATG CTGAAGAGCTTTGACCAGTTCACCTGCAACCTGCTGTATGTGAGCTGGAGGAAGGACCTCACCGAGCACCTCCACCGCCTCTACTTCCGGGGCCGCGTGTACTACACCCTCAACGTGCTGCGGGATGACATCGATAACCC GGACCAGCGCATCAGCCAGGACGTGGAGCGGTTCTGCCGGCAGCTCAGCAGCATGGCCAGCAAGCTGATCATCTCCCCCTTCACCCTCGTCTACTACACCTATCAGTGCTTCCAGAG CACCGGCTGGCTCGGGCCTGTGAGCATCTTTGGGTATTTCATTCTGGGAACCGTGGTGAACAAAATGTTGATGGGTCCCATTGTGGCAAAGCTGGTGCAGCAGGAGAAGCTGGAGGGGGATTTCAG GTTCAAGCACATGCAGATCCGGGTGAATGCTGAGGCTGCTGCTTTTTTCAG AGCTGGGCATGTGGAGCACATGAGGACAGACCGCAGGCTGCAGAGACTCCTTCAGACCCAGAGGGAGCTGATGTCCAAGGAGCTCTGGCTGTACA TCGGCGTCAACATGTTTGACTATCTGGGCAGCATCCTGAGTTACGTCGTGATCTCAATCCCCATTTTCAGCGGTGTCTACGGAGACCTGAGCCCCACAGAGCTCAGCACCCTGGTCAGCAAG AACGCCTTTGTGTGCATGTACCTCATCAGCTGCTTCACCCGGCTCATCGATCTCTCCACCACGCTCTCCGATGTGGCAGGCTACACACACAG GATCGGGGAACTTCAGGAGACCCTGCTGGACATGACCCTGAAGTCGCAGGATGGGGAGGTCCTGGACGAGAGCGAGTGGGACTTGGCCAG GGCCCCGGGATGGCCAGCAACAGAGCGAACAGATACAGCTTTTCTCCTTGAGCGGGTCTGCATCTCCGCCCCCTCCTCTAACAAACCCTTAATCAAGGATCTGAGCCTGAAGATCTCTGAGGGACAGAGCTTGCTTATCACAGGCAACACGGGCACCGGCAAGACCTCCTTGCTCCGGGTTCTGGGTGGCCTCTGGGCAAGCACATGGG GCTCAGTGCAGATGCTGACGGACTTTGGACCCCACGGGGTGCTCTTCCTGCCACAAAAGCCATTCTTCACTGATGGGACCCTTCGGGAGCAG GTGATATATCCCTTGAAGGAGATCTACCCGGACTCAG GTGCTGCTGATGATGAGAGGATCATGAGGTTCCTGGAGTTGGCAGGCCTG CAGGTCTAA